The Clupea harengus unplaced genomic scaffold, Ch_v2.0.2, whole genome shotgun sequence DNA window TTAACTATCAGATATCaatcaataacaaaataataacaatttcAAATTGAGGTAAACGTGGAAGTGCATAGACTAACGCTATAGAGACTCTGTTTCCCCGTTTATACAAGAAAACAGAAAGGATTAGGTTGACCAACGTTATGGAATAAGACAATTGGTACCCTAACCATATTGCACACTAACATCGATGGGCCTCAATAGTGATTTTTAAATAATACTTCTGTTGTCTATGAATAAATGCTATTACATCAGAGGTATGGGCGGGGCATCCTTGAGACGCACTGAGATGATCGCTGACATTGACGATGAATAGGCTGACTACTGCTCGCCTGAACACCCAGCTGTCAAACACCAACATGCTCATCAACGGACCCATATGGCACGGATTAACTCTTCAACTGTCAAGGAAGCAGAAGCTGATGTTTTGGAGCTGGGACAATTAGGAAGTTTCACTGCATCAAAATCGAAGcgacttaaaaaaaacaggtgaTCCGTTTTTAAGAGGACAAATAATCACCCGTAAACCTTACGTTAAGGAGCTGTAATTTAAACAAAAATTAAAGGATATTAATTTCCAACTCCGCATCCTACTCCACAACATCCGAAGAGCTAAATAAAAGTCAGCAGTACAAAAGAGAGAACCAGCATACATCCCGCTCGTCTCAACAAAAGTTATCCCCCTATGGATGTGGAATTCTAGCTGACCCAGGGCAACGGATCTGTTGAACAGCAACTAACGCTCCGTCTTCAGCCGCACGCCGCAATGCCTTCTCTTCACCACGGAGCCATATTCATAGGGGTGATGCTCATCGTCACTGGGGGCTCCACAGCTTTTTTGCCGTCTAGTCAGAGTAGGCTACAGGCTTTCAGCTTGTGCTGTGTGGTCCTGGGCGCTGTGTTGCTCATTCTGGGACTCTTCTGGGCGATGAATGGAAAGAGTACCCCAGTGACTTACAGCAACGAGTACAACCACGATTACAGCCACGTCCTTTTCACCCCTCCGCCTGGGAACCACTTCCCAGAGTCGCAATCCGTCTACTTGCAAAGGTGGGTAGCCTACACTATTTTGCATGGGATTCTTTATCActgaaaatacaaatacaaatcgTGTTACTAACAAGAACAACaagcatcaacaacaacagcattcGGACGGAGCTATATGTTAATTTGCTAACAAGAAAAAGACTTGTGTCAAGGGTCAAACACATATTGCAGGGTGTATTGTGTCAAGGGGCAAGCAAATATTGCATACAAATTAATATGTTGTTGCGTGGTACGTTCTATTACAATATATATTAACTTGAGATTGATATAGTCTATGTGATATTCGGTGCTTGGAAAGACAGTTTTCCAAAATGATCAAACTACGCCCAGTGCCATCATCAATTTACTAGAAAGATGATGCACTCATAGCCATTAAGATGGGTCAattatttccctccctctctctctctctctctctccctctctctctctctctctctcacacacacacacacaca harbors:
- the si:dkeyp-51f12.2 gene encoding uncharacterized protein si:dkeyp-51f12.2 — translated: MPSLHHGAIFIGVMLIVTGGSTAFLPSSQSRLQAFSLCCVVLGAVLLILGLFWAMNGKSTPVTYSNEYNHDYSHVLFTPPPGNHFPESQSVYLQRTVDRQRRGVYEEDFDYPPMEPTCFSPSGRGRPPHWDLEPPPPYEVAIKTTTSSTHLRRSYSDSFRPTEPLFGRSREISFEV